CTAAACTCGCATAAACCACAGAATTATATACTTGCTGAGCCTGATTCTACTTTCAATTCACTGGCATATGTCACTAATAACTCCACACTGTAAACTGGCATAAGAGAATAATCAGGCCCAGtggatttattttttgcattataATTTCCTCTTTTTCCCAAATAATATACACTCTGAGCAGAAGTTTTGAACCCACAATGCTTGAATGGGTTTGAAATTAAGCAAAACAAGTTTGTCCACACTTAGCAGCGGCTccaaaaaactgtttttaatgccTTGCAAACGCTTATACTTCACTtgcttgcaagatcagggcctaagtatCTGTGAAGCTATCACAGAGCATGTGAAGGCCATTGGATTGGGTAGTTTATTTTTCAAGTTCAATCAACACATTTTCACAATACTGAAACTAAATTCCTCCCACTGATTTGAGGATCTTCAGGTGGACAGGCAATCAAAGATTAACTTGTGGTTGCCACCTTGTGGCTGAcgaaaaaaatacataaaaatgacAAAGGTACAGTATCACACCTTTATGTAAATAAATGGACAGTATATATATTGAATTAGCAAGATCATTTTCCTATTACTAGCAAAACCAAACATCTGCTAAACACAGGAAGCTAGGCTACAAAGTTATCAGAAAGTTAACATATTACTATTGTTTCATATACATCAcatttatggcctgattttcaggaagcCTGAACACCCACACATCTCCCTGATGTCTATGGGAGCTGCAGATATtcaaaacctttgaaaatcacGTCATTAAACGACATCGTAGAAATTTTATCTATTTTACAGACACAGAAAAAGGCACTGTACACTGAATATTACAAACCCCTCTCATCAAAAACACCATGAAAAAGTTCTGTAGCTAGTACTAGATCCTCAAAATAACAGAGTCAAGATGTAAATTGCCCCAGAAACAGCAGTGACCATCACATACAAAGGGAGCATGCAGGGGTTTTGATTTTTAAGGTAAAGTTTAGGAAATATGAAGTTAAGTGGGCAAAAATAGCCAGGTTATTGAAGGATATATATAAGGGCTACTGTACTTGTTTTGTGGCCATTTTTCTTATATGACAGGTCCAGCTCACAAGGATGAATTAAAGTTAAAATCAGATCCTATATGCAGTACTGTTTATGAGCCAAGTCACTCCTCTATCttataaaaacagaaattccCACAGTATGGGGTCAGAGGGAAGAAAACATCAATGAGCCTCTGCATGTATCCCTTGAGTCCCATGTTGAACATGATGGAGGCAGGGGGACATTCACACAGATGCTCCCACTCCATTCTGCTTCTACACCTCCTCCATGCTATTCTTCACTGCTCTTCTATCAGTACCGTGCTCTTCCCTTGTGACCCCTGCTCTTGGGTGGGGGTTCTACAGTGTGAACATTCTTTATTCAGAAGTTGAACTCCAGGCTGTATTGACTTCCAGGTCAATTTCCTGCCGAGGTGTGTGTGATGTACAGGAGCCTAGAAAGTGTGTGTGGTTGGGGGGAAGGTGGAGGAAGGGTGCTGATAAGGCATCTGACATCCTCCATTCCACATGAGAAGGAGGAGATCCATACATAGAGGATTTTCTTTACATATAGATCCTTGTGAGATGTTCTGGCCTTTTCACGTTGACATGCTCTGGTGTGACTTTTCTGCTCTTAAGGTCAATATGGTGAGGTGTTATGCACCtttaggtccctctgaatccaACAAGAATGGAGGACGCTCAGCACCTTGTAGCAGGTATTCAACATCTTCTAGGACTGAGGCCATATCTAAGAAATCTTAATGATATAAGGCTTGATCCAAACCCCATTCAAGCCAATAAGATtttttacattgacttcaatgtgctttggatcaagcccatacaGAGTTATTCTATGTGGTGGAGAGTAATTAGGGGAGTGAAGGCTGGGGCAGGATACAGAGTTACAAGTGATTCTTGTTAGCTGtgatctaggtcagtggttcccaacatTTTTGGGCAACTGTACCCATGTGCCAAATAGTTCCATTGCGCCAGTTAGCAATTTCCTCTTCTCCCTAGCCCCACGACCAGCATCAATCTTCTCTGACAATTTTAAAGATAATCTCCAGACTCTGTAGTAAGCACTGCCACTGCCCACTCCCATGTAGCTCTGTGCCCTCTAACCTGCAATGTCCATTACACTCTAGAGGACTTCAAATCCCAGAGTATGCTAAATTTTGGAAGATTGGGATTTGGACCTCCACGGCTGGTTAGCTTGCCCATGTGATGGGAGAGGGGTAGCAGTGGCTCAACAGGGCCATCATACTTATATAAAGGGGTTAGGCTTTGAATTCACTAGTACAATAAAAAGCAGGGACTACTAGACTGGAACATCAATGTTAAATTGATGGGAAACTGACCACAAGCAAAAGTTAATTTCATTGCGCAAGATGAGggaaatgcagaaaaaaaacacatgtacaaatagaaaaaagcaaattggttttacatttttaaatgttaatcatTTGAGGTATTATTGGTAATGTAGATAAGGAAATGTTTGTGCTTAAAAATATTTGGGGCCCAAATTCTGTTTAGTTTGAActcagagtaactccatttaagatAATGACGTTATTGTAGGTTTATATCAGTTTACCTGGAAGCAGAATCTCCCCCTACATTTACAGTGAAACCTCAGAGTATTCATTTCAGAAGGAAATAAACAGCTAGAACCTTGGGTTCCCTAAACTTGTGATAAATCACCTTAGTAAAATATTCCAAATCATGATAAATTTGATGTTCAAAAAAATCTTTGAATTTTAAGATTATCTGCAAAGGGTGTTCTTGACATTAACATAAGCATAAtgtaacaacaataaaaaacaggaatgattttaaaatcaaacacaaTAAATTCAGTTCAATAAAAACTGGTCTGTTCCTTTTCTACTTGTGATCCTGAAGGCTATATCCCTGAATGAAAAGTCCGAAAAGTGTATACAAAATGAGTGAAGTGTGTACTTTGAGCCTGTGCATAAATGATTGCATTCATCGTAGGCCCAGTGTGTGCACAAGTTAaaatggaagaagaggaggaaaacaaaaaatggCTTCCATATCAAATTCAAGTAAGGGCTGGAGAATAAAGTCCAAATCTCACCATCTGCTGGTCTGTGGAGGAACCATTATGCCTTTAAGGAACAGGCTGAAGCCTACAACCAAACTAGTTTGGGTGTAATCaaggtccccctgccctggggttgAGTTATTTAAACAAGAAAAGGAACTGGAGCAGGATGAAGGGGGTTAGAAGCTATGTAGGCTGTGGTCTCAATGCCTCCTCTTGGGCAAGACCAGAGATTTTGTTTCCTTACTAACTTTGGAGGCTCTGAACCAGGGATCTGAGGTAAGGACCTTATGAACTCTGTTAAGATTGCTTCTTTCCCTGAGACCTTCTTAAAGGGGATATTTGCTTTGTTAGTTTGTTTGGTCCGGACCCATTACATggtgctaaaaataaataatgtaagAATTGTTGTTTAGAGAAAACACAACACTTTAGTTCTATAAATGGGGAAAGGAGGCTTTGTTAGGAATAACAGGAGACCAGACTTTTGTGTTTATTAGTAATTTAACAAGTGTTATGACTTACACCAGTGGCATCACCATTCTTACCTGCTTGATGAATTTATTTGGCGTCCTGTGACAGATTCAGATACTACGGAATacaagctttcatttaaaaacaaagctttCCAGCCCTTCCAGCGTAAACTACCATAGCTCTGTTTAAAGCAGATTGAAATGGTTCTTAGAGGTGTAGACTGCCACACTGATCTCAATGCTAAAAGCTAAGGACTTTAATagcaaattttcttttaaaaatgtcagtgccAACTTGTATCTGGATACTTAACTTGTGTAACTGTGTATGCAAACGATCAAATAAGTGCAGTTtatatagtcacttttcagaggagAATCTTGTTTCTCGTAATACTCACTGAAAGACAGATTCCTGGTTTTACTGGAATTTGGCTTTTAAAATAAGTATTAATGAttatggccctgctcctgcacaCCTTCACTCATGTATGTAATCCTTACTCTTGAGTACTTTCACTGACTTCCAGggaattactcatgtgagtaaaggagTACTCATACAAATGAAcgtttacaggattgggcccaaaggaTGAAACTCACCCTTTGGACTCAAGACCCTTTAAGCCAAAAGGCGGAGTGTCATGCTCTCTCTGAAAAAAGATGGACCAGCAGATACAAGGGTTGTACTGCAGCTTGCTGGTAGTACCCCCTCTAATAAagccaatttatttgatttttgggCACAGGCACTTGAACTTCACCTTAGCTGACTACATGCAGTCATGACATGCAACTAcagtagttttaaaaataattgcaacCTGGCTTGattattaaaaatggaaagaCTATGATATCTTAAAGTGATTTTTCTTCCATCATTCTATCAGAGATGCACATGTTTGGCCTAGAGTTGACTAGGAAGACAACATTAAAAATCACTCAAACTATTCCTGAGCATATGACTTCATTTGGAATGTACCgtaaaatattctattttattactACTTTTATGAACATTCATCTTTCCAAAGTACTTATAAATACATGCTATAAAAGTTTACAGAGCTGAAGTCAGGCAACACACAATGTCGAAAAAGAAACAACTCAGCATTTTAGATAGCGAGTTCAACCAATAGCAACATAATTTAAATAGCTTAATTTGTTCTCTTGTATTTACAGCTTCTTAATGTAAACCATAATAGGCAAGAGCTACTGAAGAGTCATGACTTAGTCATATGTCAAGTAACAGCTCTGATGCTTGTCCCTGGAGCAGAAGTTTAGCATCtgctatataaatattttcttctttaaaaataagtatcaaacttttttcagatttttttcctttgttttgaaaaggcAGGGCTGTATCCTCAGCTGCCGTAAATCTGTGTCATTTCCTGGGCTTggaattacaccagctgatgatctcaTCCTACAATTCTTTGGTAGCTGTTACGCTAATCTCTCTACTTTCCTGTCTTTCACAGAATTCCACTCTCCCAAAACAAACACTGCAGCCCAAATATGGTCCTGAAACAGTGCACAATCCTGGCTGTAGAGTTACTTTCTGCAGATTCACATTACAGCAGATTTCATGATATGGAGTCAtttcacccactcctgaaattgGAACCCAAACAAGGTGAAGTAGAGTGGACTGCAGGCCAGTGCTACGGACTGTAGGTGGAGATGTATGTAAGCGATTGAAAAGGGGCTAAAGATGTATCAGTGCTTCAGCAGAAAGCATGTAGAACACATCATGTTAAACCCTCTCCccagtagcctgattttcaacaggagctgcagagctcagcacatttgaaaatcaggccacaatcTAATGGGATCcatcatttttccttattcttcaAACCTTGTAGGAGATGTGGAACTGATCAGAAAGTACAGAAGTTTCATCTAGAAAGTTTGTGCGAAGAGGGAGAGGAAATCGCAACAGAGCCATAAGCCAGTTGTCCGGTTCTCAGACATTTTCCGAGTAGGCTGGAAAAAGGGCCTTGAGTATAAATGAttgggagaggggggaaaggtTCAGGCAACACAAAAGGCTTAAGAGATCATTATAGATGCCATACATATGAGCCTGAAGGTTTCCTCAGCCATTTTATGTGGGACATTCTGGACAAGGAAGGAGTAACCTAAAATCAATCTACAGCTGTCCCAGATCGACTAGAAAAATGCTACACCAAACCCTCCATCGTTTCTATCCACTGATCACTTTGTTTTAGCCAAAGAAATTCTTTAGAGCTAGGGAAAGCAATGCCACAAGACACAGTAACTTCAAAGGTATAGGGCAATGGTTACTTCTGTGTCTTTGGTCTAGAAATTGAAATAAATGTGTAATTACCATAATTCTTCAGCTATCTTGCTCCTGACAACTGTCATCTCTCCCGGCTGACCAGGTAGGAGAAATCACACTAAAGAAAGATATGAAAAAGACAGACTCCAGTTCCCAGGGACAGGTGTCCATGTCATGAAAGCCACCACCACAAATGGCAGCCCCAGCAATGAGAGGGAAGAATGGTCTGAAACACTGAATCACCACAGTGGAGACAGACCTGGAGAGGAGGGCTGAAAGGGGAAGACTGCCACTCTCACTGCCCAGGCTGTGTAGACCAATAGCTTCATTCCCTAGGGCTGTCAGTTCACCTCTCACCAGCATGACAGTCACATCCTCTTTTTAAAGCTATGAAAGAGGAGCTGATTGAAGTGAGAAGTCTGCAATAGCTGTGCTTTAACTCATTCCTGCTCCTGGGAAATGGTAACATTACTCCACTGGGCCTAATTTTGCTTCCAATGTTGGGGGGGCGGAAATATTTTCAAGGGTTGTTTGAATCCAATTATTGTCACACGTAAGAATGTGATTTTATGTAGACAAGACCAGGCTGTTGTCTTACAACAAACTTATCTTTACTGGAAAGGGAAGAGATGCATTTTTTCTCTAAACCAttgtgggcccagtcctgcaaactatTCAGTAACTTCAACCTCCATTGCCATCACTAGGAGCTGAGAATGAACAGGAGCTTTCAAGATAAAGGGCCCAATCACAAGAGAgtgaacagaagaatggccatataGGGTCAGATCTGTAGtcccgtctagcccagtatcctgtcccttgacagtggccagtatcagaagcttcagagggaatgaacagaacaggccaattATCACGggatccatccccagtcatccagtcccagctcctgacaGGCAGAAGCTTAAGGGCACCCAGAGGacagggttgtgtccctgacgTTCTTAGCTACTGGCCAtggatgggcctatcctccattaatttatctaattcttttttgaacccagttatacttctggccttcacaacatcccctggcaacgagatccacaggctgactgtgcactgtgggaagaaatacttccttatgttcattttaaatctgctgcctattaatttcactgggtgatccctggttcttgtttgtgaaggggcaaataacacttcgttatgcactttctccacaccattcatgattttatagaagtttATCATATCCCccgcttagtcatctcttttctaagctgaacagttccagtctttatAGTCCTTCTGATATGGAAGtagttccatacccttaatcatttttgttgtcgttctctgtactttttccaattctaaataatttttttgagatgggatgatgTGACAGGATATACCAAACCCTCTGTGGTCCCCTGTTGGAGGCCTCATGGCCCAgccacaccctgcccccaaaaaagggcagtggagagggtcctccaagctgcctagagtggctgtgtgggatacaaccagtcagggcccagcagcctcgtataagaagagctgcagagccagagggagatcagttccttgctggagttgTAGGAGTGTGGGTGATATGTGGTGGGCTGACAGAGCTACAGAAGCCCGGACAGGGCAGCGCTATCGTAAGTTGGGGAGAGTGAGAAGGAGCTATGAGCTGGTTGCTGGGACTCCattaggacaaggccctgagaTAAAGGTGAAGACagcatggggaagtggcccagggaattatagaagCCATACAAcatagttaaagggacacagcagatGGCTGCGATCtacaggatccctgggctgggacccggagtagtgagtgagcctgggtccccccacctCATCCCCCATCAGCCACTGgggggaagtggcctggacagtgaggcaccccagagggggaactgaactaTAGTGACCCAGATGGAGAGCTGCAGCCAGGAAGTCCCAAGAGGGCAAAGACATTGTCTCCAGGGTGGGAGCCCTGGGGTGCTGCTCTATCCCAGAGGAGGGACTATCAGAAAGCGAGAGTGTGCAAGTGTGTGCACTTGGCCAAGGGGGCACTGACGAGAGGTGAGTGCACTCTGTTacaggtgaccagaactgcagtattccaggtgtgggagtaccagggatttatatagtggcattatgatattttctgtcttatctgtccTTCTCCAAACAGTTCCTaccattctattagcttttttgtctgccactgcacactgagcagatgttttcagagaactaaccaggatgactccaagatctctttcttgagtggtaatagttCAAAACGTGAAGAGGATCACCTTCTAAATGACACAAAACAGCAAGACCTACAAGGTGGACTTTAAGGAAAATGGTCTAACACTACAACAAAGGTAGCTGTATAAAAATATCCAGGCCATATTCTTTGCCTGTACCTAGATGAGCAGATGTCAATCCTTTAGCAGTGGTATGATTTTAACTAGTAGAATCTCTTCTGACTCGGAAGATTACTTCAAAACATTCTCTTCTCTCTGCTCCTCACAGTCCGATTTCCTGCTCTTCCCTCATGAATGAGAGACTTTGACTTTGCATAGATGAGCCTGGCCAGTTCCATTATCTTTTAAAATCAACTAAGCTCTTCTCCatcagaaagaaaagcaaatctGTTTCCCCTTATACGACACACATGTGTGTCTGCTCAATGGAGAATGTATGGatttgattcttctctcacatacaccagtgtaaatcaggagtaactccactgaagtcagtgaagttacatgGGTGTCAGTGTGACAAGAAATCAGACATTTTATGTTTTCCTAACCTTAATAGATAGAATCCTCTTACATAAGCAAGTGTCAACCCTTTGAGGAAAGACCAGTGGAAGACATTTGCCTTCAGAGAAAAATATTACCTGTTGGCCCAGTTTAAGATCCAATGTGCAGAAATTTGCATCAAGAACAATTTTCTACAGGATTTCCTGATGGAAAAACCACGGCCCCTCCGCTCTCCAGCAGTCAGCATTGCATTGCCAAATTACTAATAAATGATTCTTCATTATTTAAATGCACATGATGTTTGCTTCACACCATTTGTTTTTAACTTCCGGTCCCCTGTTGGTTTCTTGGAAGGAACATAATTATTAGCATTTCCATTCTTCAGATTTGAACATGCCTGTGTGTTTCTCCCCTGGATGGGGGCAGCTGAACTATGGAACTTGGGGGAGTGTTTGAGGGGTCTAATGTTACCAACATCCTGAATACCAACATCCTGAATCTTAGAGCTGCTTGCACAGGGCTGCATATTGAGAAGTTGCTGCTTGGAGGTTGACCTCTTTTTTACCTCATTCCTCATTTCATAGGCACGTCTCTGTGGGGATGACGTGCCACCCATCACCTCAGCAACTTTTGAGTGACTTGGATATGCATTTAACTGGCTATTTTCTTCACAGTGTACATCTCTTCTGTGACCTGAAAGGCTGGTGGGGAGCTTTATAACACTTTCTTGGGGAGTTAATTGCTTGTTAGGCAAAAGGCTATGCAATGATTTGCCTTTGCCAGGGCTTTTTAGCGTCCGAATGATACTAGGAGCCGTCTGAGGCCTAGCCTTGGCTGTCTTTCCTTTCTCATTCTGTATAGTTTGCACCTGCAGCCACTCCAGCTGCAAAAGCCGATCGATATATTTCTCAAGAAATCCTGCTGGCTGTGGTCGAGATTCTGATTTACACTCTGTGTTAACAAACattgccagctgctgcaggtccCAGGAGttgaaagggggtgggaggaagtcaGGATAATAATACATTGATTCTTTATACCTCGCATCAAAGAGGTGTTCAAAACATGCTGGGTCAATTTCTTCAGCTCGGAGGTTGAGTTCCGGCGgtgtgcagggggaagggggaatgggaATTCTTTCTGAGTCAGAAAGGTCACTGGCACTGTCCTCAGCAGCATTCTCTTGAATAATTCTCACTGATTCAAAGTCAAGAAGCATCTCATTCACAGAGGTCCCTGGATGTTTAGAAGTGCAAGGGACAGCTTCAGTCACATGCTCTCCAAGACTTCTTTGAGATTCTCCTTTTTGATTGGAATAAAATCTTTGCATCAGTCCATCTTCTTCCCTACTGGAGCCACCTTGTGAATTCCCCTTCAAATTGGAAGGGGTTCTATATAGTCCAGATTCACTTTGCTTTCTTTCCTTGAGGTCCTTCTTTGCCCCTCGTACTTTGTACAGTGATGTGCAAACACTCATCATTCtatatgaaaagaaaaagcatttaCAGTTAGATCATTGAACCCCTTTGGAACTCCAACTACCCCAGGGCTTGCTAACTCCACAGCCTCTGGATCCCCAGTTGTGTCCACAAGCTGAGTCAAAGCTGAAAATGAAAGATAAGAGAAGTGGTATGACTTGAGAATCTATGAATGAGATTAAATTAATATCTGCTGGCAGAAATAACCTTGCCTAATGTCCCATTTCATGGTTTGACCATTTTGATGTACATAACTTACAATAtgtgttttagagtaacagccgtgttagtctgtattcgcaaaaagaaaaggagtacttgtggcaccttagtgtgacacattattaaggatctacaacctatcctaaaggatgacccaacactctcacaaatcttgggagacaggccagtccttgcctacagacagccccgcaacctgaagcaaatactcaccaacaaccacataccacacaacagaaccactaacccaggaacttatccttgcaacaaagcccgttgccaactgtgcccacatatctattcaggggacaccatcacagggcctaataacatcagccacactatcagaggctcgttcacctgcacatccaccaatgtgatatatgccatcatgtgccagcaatgcccctctgccatttacattggtcaaactggacagtctctacgtaaaagaataaatggacacaaatcagatgtcaagaattataacattcataaaccagtcggagaacactttaatctctctggtcacgcaatcacagacatgaaggtcgctatcttaaaacaaaaaaacttcaaatccagactccagcgagaaactgctgaattggaattcattagcaaattggatact
This sequence is a window from Eretmochelys imbricata isolate rEreImb1 chromosome 13, rEreImb1.hap1, whole genome shotgun sequence. Protein-coding genes within it:
- the FAM217B gene encoding protein FAM217B translates to MGPGIQDYLLLLQRGTLKKDSQIHETHKGMVISNGGKGHPSTKGLEKPLPHVRPSSSRLGKSILNTTKKTFHCAQDDSQPSFLYKERNKLGEAHQQNRMMSVCTSLYKVRGAKKDLKERKQSESGLYRTPSNLKGNSQGGSSREEDGLMQRFYSNQKGESQRSLGEHVTEAVPCTSKHPGTSVNEMLLDFESVRIIQENAAEDSASDLSDSERIPIPPSPCTPPELNLRAEEIDPACFEHLFDARYKESMYYYPDFLPPPFNSWDLQQLAMFVNTECKSESRPQPAGFLEKYIDRLLQLEWLQVQTIQNEKGKTAKARPQTAPSIIRTLKSPGKGKSLHSLLPNKQLTPQESVIKLPTSLSGHRRDVHCEENSQLNAYPSHSKVAEVMGGTSSPQRRAYEMRNEVKKRSTSKQQLLNMQPCASSSKIQDVGIQDVGNIRPLKHSPKFHSSAAPIQGRNTQACSNLKNGNANNYVPSKKPTGDRKLKTNGVKQTSCAFK